One part of the Tolypothrix sp. NIES-4075 genome encodes these proteins:
- a CDS encoding GAF domain-containing protein produces MEIHSHFRFDPSSNKHHDKGLQRVLDRLSQTIERDALVRQTTNQLRELLQVDRVVLYYFYGKWSGQVTFESLSDRELSILGSTGPNDCFNNEYADMYLKGRVRAIADIELEPIQPCHRDFLRNLQVRANLVVPVLIPRGLWGLLIAHHCQASRSWLASDIELMQEKAQTLATASCILES; encoded by the coding sequence GTGGAAATTCATTCACATTTCAGATTTGACCCTAGTTCAAATAAACATCATGACAAGGGTTTACAACGAGTACTCGATCGCCTTTCTCAAACAATTGAGCGGGATGCATTAGTAAGACAAACAACGAACCAACTTAGAGAGTTACTTCAGGTTGATCGGGTGGTTTTGTATTATTTTTATGGAAAGTGGTCTGGACAAGTAACCTTTGAATCTTTGAGCGATCGCGAATTGTCAATTTTAGGTTCAACCGGACCTAATGATTGTTTTAATAATGAGTATGCTGATATGTACTTAAAAGGAAGAGTCAGAGCGATCGCTGATATAGAATTAGAACCAATCCAGCCTTGTCACCGAGATTTTCTCCGCAATTTACAAGTTCGCGCTAACCTTGTTGTACCAGTTTTGATTCCTAGAGGATTATGGGGATTGCTAATAGCTCATCACTGTCAAGCATCTCGCTCTTGGTTAGCATCAGATATTGAATTGATGCAAGAAAAAGCACAAACTCTCGCCACAGCTTCTTGTATTCTAGAAAGTTAA
- a CDS encoding VOC family protein, which yields MKFGYTVIWVDDVVKTVEFYEKAFGLVRRTLREIGESVWAELETGSTTLAFSSSNEAKKLFPGGCHPNNSAQPPASIQISFVTPDVGTAYIRAIGAGAKGLDAPKPQPGGHTIARVRDPNGVLVSLVSG from the coding sequence ATGAAATTTGGTTACACAGTTATTTGGGTAGACGACGTAGTTAAAACTGTCGAGTTTTATGAAAAAGCCTTTGGTTTGGTTCGTCGCACTCTCCGGGAAATTGGTGAGTCTGTCTGGGCAGAATTAGAAACCGGTAGCACGACGCTTGCTTTCTCCTCAAGCAACGAAGCGAAGAAGTTATTTCCGGGTGGCTGTCATCCCAACAATTCTGCCCAACCTCCAGCTTCAATTCAGATATCATTCGTCACTCCCGACGTTGGTACAGCTTATATCAGAGCAATTGGTGCCGGCGCGAAAGGATTAGATGCACCAAAACCCCAGCCTGGAGGACACACAATTGCTCGTGTGCGCGATCCAAATGGTGTGCTTGTATCTTTGGTTAGTGGGTAA
- a CDS encoding NAD(P)/FAD-dependent oxidoreductase, giving the protein MKQILYLEIPTLDTTAVREWLQADFELDTGEKVLTPSGFRLKIPHTTTDEATITEKLPTEISVFVWSVQRTTYLKAFRWGDKPFPNERKILQSLTIQIRSRFPQHYPEPPAIDLSKQSIFEALAPYYPLTVKYFQKMPKGEYDLQRAYWWEQRWREGVRNPKQPREVIFEERQGDTKTRGQGGISFPPSPTPTPGATTGGKYATHWLPLSPSSPTYDLIYIGGALGAIHAAVMAQLGYKVLLVERLPFGRMNREWNISRDEIQSLINLGLVTAPEVESIIAREYKDGFNKFFDGNNCSKLRSPILHTPTVLNVALDSDKWLQLCGQKLKAAGGEIWDETEFIRADISNTQVVINVKHLPSRTEKQVSGRVLVDAMGTASPIAWQLNGGRAFDSVCPTVGAVIERGFEPGAWDSQYGDVLNSHGDISRGRQLIWELFPGAGEELTIYLFHYHEVNRQNPGSILEMYEDFFTILPEYRRCDMDKLVWKKPTFGYIPGYFSVRNGDRKVAFDRLLAIGDAASLQSPLVFTGFGSLVRNLERLTTLLDVALKHDLLSFRHLNQISAYQSNVSVTWLFSKGMMVPTGKFLPPQRINSMLNTFFGLLADEPLEVADNFIKDRCDWFTFNRLALKAARTNPKLLLWIWQLAGPKDLMRWLGNYFNFGRYALNSALLIRWFPRFLKRIQPWLETQNPALWLRLLALNYALTIGKPRAQNQIAKLNPETRIQISH; this is encoded by the coding sequence ATGAAACAAATACTTTATTTAGAAATTCCCACTTTGGATACAACGGCTGTACGCGAGTGGTTGCAAGCAGATTTTGAACTAGATACTGGGGAAAAAGTACTCACCCCCTCAGGTTTCCGTTTAAAGATTCCACATACTACAACTGATGAGGCGACAATTACTGAAAAATTACCTACGGAAATTTCTGTATTTGTCTGGTCGGTACAGCGAACCACGTATTTAAAAGCTTTTCGTTGGGGAGATAAACCTTTCCCTAATGAAAGGAAAATCTTACAAAGCTTGACTATTCAAATCAGAAGCCGCTTTCCACAACATTACCCGGAACCGCCGGCAATTGATTTATCCAAACAATCAATTTTTGAAGCGCTAGCGCCTTATTATCCTCTCACCGTCAAGTATTTCCAGAAAATGCCCAAAGGAGAGTATGACTTGCAACGCGCTTACTGGTGGGAACAACGATGGCGCGAAGGTGTGCGTAATCCCAAGCAGCCGCGTGAGGTAATCTTCGAGGAGAGACAAGGGGACACAAAGACAAGGGGACAAGGGGGAATTTCTTTCCCCCCTTCCCCTACTCCCACGCCAGGTGCTACAACAGGGGGAAAATACGCAACGCACTGGCTCCCCCTCTCTCCCTCCTCCCCCACATACGACCTAATTTACATCGGCGGTGCTTTAGGCGCGATTCATGCGGCGGTGATGGCGCAACTGGGGTATAAGGTGCTGTTAGTGGAGAGATTGCCTTTTGGAAGGATGAATCGGGAATGGAATATTTCTCGTGATGAAATTCAAAGCTTGATTAATCTGGGTTTGGTGACTGCCCCTGAAGTGGAATCTATCATTGCACGAGAGTACAAAGACGGATTTAATAAGTTTTTTGATGGTAATAATTGTTCTAAATTGCGATCGCCTATATTGCACACTCCCACAGTGCTAAATGTGGCGTTGGATTCCGATAAATGGCTGCAATTATGCGGGCAAAAACTAAAAGCCGCTGGCGGGGAAATCTGGGATGAGACAGAGTTTATCCGTGCAGATATTAGTAATACACAAGTAGTAATTAATGTCAAGCATTTACCCAGTCGAACAGAGAAGCAAGTTAGTGGGCGAGTGCTGGTGGATGCGATGGGAACTGCTTCGCCGATCGCTTGGCAATTAAATGGCGGTCGGGCTTTTGACAGTGTTTGTCCAACGGTGGGAGCAGTAATTGAACGTGGATTTGAGCCAGGGGCGTGGGATTCGCAGTATGGCGACGTTCTCAACAGCCACGGGGATATTTCGCGGGGAAGGCAGTTGATTTGGGAGTTATTTCCCGGAGCTGGTGAAGAATTGACGATTTATTTATTTCACTACCACGAAGTAAATCGGCAAAATCCCGGTTCTATACTGGAAATGTACGAGGACTTTTTCACGATTTTGCCAGAGTATCGAAGATGTGATATGGATAAGCTGGTGTGGAAAAAACCGACGTTTGGATATATACCGGGATATTTTAGTGTGAGAAATGGCGATCGCAAAGTTGCTTTTGATCGATTATTAGCGATCGGTGATGCCGCTTCTCTGCAATCTCCCCTCGTCTTTACCGGCTTTGGTTCTTTAGTTCGCAACTTAGAACGCTTAACAACTCTTTTAGATGTAGCCCTCAAGCATGATTTGCTCAGTTTCCGACACCTGAACCAAATTAGCGCTTACCAAAGTAATGTTTCCGTAACTTGGCTATTTTCCAAAGGAATGATGGTTCCCACAGGGAAATTTTTACCACCCCAACGGATTAACTCGATGCTAAATACCTTCTTTGGGCTATTGGCAGACGAACCCCTAGAAGTGGCAGATAATTTCATTAAAGATAGATGCGATTGGTTCACCTTTAACCGTTTAGCACTAAAAGCAGCTCGCACAAATCCAAAATTGTTGCTGTGGATTTGGCAACTTGCAGGACCAAAAGATTTAATGCGGTGGTTGGGTAACTATTTTAACTTTGGTCGTTACGCCCTAAATAGCGCTTTACTCATTCGATGGTTTCCCCGCTTCTTAAAGCGAATCCAGCCTTGGTTAGAAACCCAAAATCCTGCATTGTGGTTGAGGTTGTTAGCACTTAACTACGCGCTCACAATTGGCAAACCGCGTGCCCAAAATCAGATAGCAAAACTCAACCCGGAAACGAGAATTCAAATTAGTCATTAG
- the cimA gene encoding citramalate synthase, whose product MTENPSPPLWIYDTTLRDGTQREGLSVSIEDKLRIARRLDQLGVPFIEGGWPGANPKDVQFFWQLQEDPLKLAEIVAFCSTRRPNTNPADEPMLQAILAAGTRWVTIFGKSWDLHVTEGLKTSLAENLAMIRDTIEYLRASGRRVIYDAEHWFDGYKHNRDYALQTLEAAATAGAEWLVLCDTNGGTLPHEISQIVQDVVKANGEWVMVSQRGLGGLPHERLANPEGGNGEWVIGKKQFPIPNSQFPIPQIGIHTHNDSDTAVANALAAVMAGARMVQGTINGYGERCGNANLCSLIPNLQLKLGYSCIEENQLSKITEASRFVSEVVNLAPDEHAPFVGRSAFAHKGGIHVSAVERNPLTYEHIQPEQIGNRRRIVISEQAGLSNVLAKARSFGIELDKQNPQAREILQRLKDLESEGYQFEAAEASFELLMREGLEKRPLFFEIKGFQVHCDLVEGKETTSALATVKVTVNGKDILEAAEGNGPVAALDAALRKALVNFYPQIAAFELTDYKVRILNGHTGTAAKTRVLVESRNSHQRWTTVGVSTNILEASYHAVVEGLEYGLLLHSQAEVALNTSS is encoded by the coding sequence ATGACCGAAAATCCCTCACCCCCACTTTGGATCTATGACACCACGCTGCGGGATGGCACTCAGCGTGAAGGGCTATCAGTGTCCATAGAAGATAAACTACGCATTGCTCGCAGGTTAGATCAGCTGGGTGTACCCTTTATTGAAGGAGGATGGCCCGGGGCAAATCCTAAGGATGTACAGTTTTTCTGGCAATTACAAGAAGATCCGCTGAAACTTGCAGAAATTGTTGCTTTTTGCTCGACCAGAAGACCAAACACTAATCCGGCAGATGAGCCAATGCTGCAAGCTATTCTTGCTGCTGGTACTCGCTGGGTGACAATTTTTGGTAAGTCTTGGGATTTACACGTCACAGAAGGTCTGAAGACAAGTTTAGCAGAAAATTTGGCGATGATTCGCGACACGATTGAGTATCTTCGCGCTTCTGGTCGTCGTGTTATATACGATGCGGAACACTGGTTTGATGGCTACAAACACAATCGCGATTACGCTTTACAGACATTAGAGGCAGCAGCTACGGCTGGTGCTGAATGGCTCGTCCTCTGCGATACTAATGGCGGTACTTTACCGCACGAAATTAGCCAAATTGTCCAAGATGTGGTAAAAGCGAATGGGGAATGGGTAATGGTGAGCCAGCGCGGTCTTGGGGGTCTCCCCCATGAGCGACTGGCGAACCCCGAAGGGGGTAATGGAGAATGGGTAATAGGTAAGAAACAATTCCCAATTCCCAATTCCCAATTCCCAATTCCCCAAATTGGCATTCACACTCATAATGATTCAGATACGGCAGTTGCTAACGCTTTAGCTGCTGTGATGGCAGGGGCAAGGATGGTGCAAGGTACAATTAATGGTTATGGTGAACGCTGCGGCAACGCTAATTTGTGTTCTTTGATTCCCAATTTGCAACTGAAGCTAGGTTATAGCTGTATAGAAGAAAACCAGCTATCTAAAATTACAGAAGCGAGTCGCTTTGTCAGCGAAGTTGTGAATCTAGCACCTGATGAACACGCGCCTTTTGTCGGGCGATCGGCATTTGCCCATAAAGGTGGTATCCATGTTTCAGCGGTAGAACGCAATCCCTTAACTTACGAACACATTCAGCCAGAACAAATCGGCAACCGTCGTCGCATTGTCATTTCCGAACAAGCCGGACTCAGTAACGTTTTAGCAAAAGCCCGCAGTTTTGGAATTGAACTAGATAAGCAAAATCCACAAGCACGGGAAATTCTCCAACGCTTGAAAGATTTGGAGAGTGAAGGATATCAATTTGAGGCAGCGGAGGCAAGTTTTGAGTTGCTGATGCGCGAAGGTTTGGAAAAACGTCCTTTATTTTTTGAAATTAAAGGGTTTCAAGTACACTGTGACTTAGTGGAAGGAAAAGAAACTACCAGTGCTTTAGCGACTGTGAAAGTAACTGTCAACGGTAAGGATATTCTCGAAGCTGCGGAAGGTAACGGACCGGTTGCGGCTTTGGATGCGGCGTTACGCAAAGCTTTGGTCAACTTCTATCCGCAAATTGCCGCTTTTGAACTGACAGATTACAAAGTGCGGATTCTTAACGGACATACGGGTACAGCAGCGAAAACCCGCGTTTTGGTGGAATCGCGCAATAGTCATCAACGCTGGACGACTGTAGGAGTTTCTACCAACATTTTGGAGGCTTCCTATCATGCGGTGGTGGAAGGGTTGGAATATGGTTTGCTATTGCATTCACAAGCTGAAGTGGCATTGAATACTTCTAGTTGA
- a CDS encoding 2Fe-2S iron-sulfur cluster-binding protein, with protein MPKVLAQGKTIECVGALANAKERVADKPIVGAASLSGEEKRLVVKHRCANLRKVLLHNGIDLYNSGALFINCRGIGSCGSCAVKVEPEVSAANWRDNARRWSLCCQAFCFVKRLKRSLATGQPLFERLGNKTN; from the coding sequence ATGCCTAAGGTACTAGCTCAAGGTAAAACAATTGAGTGCGTAGGCGCGTTGGCGAACGCGAAGGAGCGTGTCGCAGACAAGCCTATCGTTGGCGCAGCCTCTTTGTCAGGAGAAGAGAAGCGACTTGTCGTCAAACATCGCTGTGCAAACTTACGCAAAGTTTTGCTGCACAATGGTATTGACCTCTACAATAGCGGCGCGTTATTCATAAACTGTCGGGGTATTGGTAGTTGTGGTAGTTGTGCCGTCAAAGTAGAACCAGAAGTGTCAGCGGCTAATTGGCGTGATAATGCACGGCGATGGTCTTTATGTTGCCAAGCCTTTTGTTTTGTGAAAAGGCTTAAGCGTAGCTTGGCTACGGGGCAACCGCTCTTTGAGCGGTTGGGCAACAAGACCAATTAG
- the thiO gene encoding glycine oxidase ThiO gives MNNEVLIIGGGVIGLAIAIELKLRSSNVTVLCRDFNAAASHAAAGMLAPDAENISGSAMQSLCRRSRRLYPDWTRKLEELTGLNTGYSSCGILAPIYGEGGLLGDKETPWRQGGQGGRLGEFSPHLTHTTLPPLPHSSPQAYWLDKEAIHQYQPGLADEVVGGWWYPEDGQVDNRALARVLWTAAESLGVELKEGITVEAIEQQQGQVVGVQTNAGLIRAEHYVLAGGAWSNELLPLPVRPKKGQMLSLRSPEFTSELPLKRILYGQDIYIVPRRDRRIIIGATSEDVGFTPHNTPASISHLLQSAIRLYPQLQDYPIEELWWGFRPATPDELPILGTSHCKNLTLATGHYRNGILLAPITATLIADLICEQKSDSLLTHFNYSRFLAKSSTTTSMLTHFPLPTPPLLPSPPLDSPLIIAGKTFQSRLMTGTGKYRSVEEMQQSIIASGCQIVTVAVRRVQTKAPGHENLAEALDWTKIWMLPNTAGCQTAEEAIRVARLGREMAKLLGQEDNNFVKLEVIPDAKYLLPDPIGTLQAAEQLVKEGFAVLPYINADPMLAKRLEEVGCATVMPLASPIGSGQGLKTTANIQIIIENAGVPVVVDAGIGSPSEAAQAMEMGADALLINSAIALSQNPAAMAQAMNMATYAGRLAYLAGRMPIKNYASASSPLQGTITS, from the coding sequence ATGAATAATGAGGTTTTAATTATCGGTGGCGGCGTTATTGGTTTAGCGATCGCCATTGAACTAAAATTGCGAAGTAGCAATGTTACCGTACTTTGCCGCGACTTCAACGCCGCAGCAAGCCACGCTGCCGCTGGAATGTTAGCACCAGATGCCGAAAACATCTCAGGTTCGGCGATGCAGTCTTTGTGTAGGCGATCGCGTCGTTTATATCCCGACTGGACACGCAAACTAGAAGAACTTACAGGCTTAAATACTGGTTATTCATCTTGCGGCATTTTAGCACCGATTTATGGGGAAGGGGGACTCCTTGGAGACAAGGAGACTCCTTGGAGACAAGGAGGACAAGGAGGACGACTTGGGGAATTTTCACCCCATCTTACCCACACCACGCTTCCCCCACTCCCCCACTCCTCCCCCCAGGCTTACTGGTTAGATAAAGAGGCAATTCATCAATATCAGCCGGGATTGGCAGATGAAGTAGTTGGCGGGTGGTGGTATCCTGAAGATGGGCAAGTAGATAATAGAGCTTTAGCGCGGGTATTGTGGACTGCGGCAGAGTCCCTTGGCGTTGAACTCAAAGAAGGCATTACAGTTGAAGCTATTGAACAGCAGCAAGGTCAGGTTGTCGGCGTACAAACTAATGCTGGGTTAATTCGTGCTGAACACTATGTTTTAGCCGGTGGTGCTTGGTCAAATGAATTGTTACCCTTACCCGTGCGTCCCAAAAAAGGGCAAATGCTGAGTTTGCGATCGCCAGAATTTACTTCAGAATTACCCTTAAAACGGATTTTATACGGACAAGATATTTACATCGTACCAAGGCGCGACAGACGGATTATCATAGGTGCAACGAGCGAAGATGTTGGCTTCACTCCCCACAATACCCCAGCCAGCATATCACACTTGCTACAATCAGCCATCCGCCTATATCCGCAATTACAAGATTATCCAATTGAGGAATTATGGTGGGGATTTCGCCCTGCTACCCCCGATGAATTACCTATTCTGGGCACTAGTCACTGTAAAAATTTAACTTTAGCTACTGGTCATTATCGTAATGGGATTCTGCTGGCGCCGATAACTGCGACATTGATTGCCGATTTAATTTGCGAACAAAAATCAGATTCTCTACTAACTCATTTCAACTATTCGCGATTTCTCGCTAAGTCATCTACTACCACTTCAATGCTTACCCACTTTCCACTTCCCACTCCCCCCCTCCTCCCCTCTCCCCCTCTTGATTCGCCTTTAATAATTGCTGGCAAGACTTTCCAATCTCGGTTGATGACGGGAACTGGTAAATATCGCAGCGTTGAGGAAATGCAGCAAAGTATCATCGCTAGTGGTTGCCAAATTGTTACTGTCGCGGTGCGAAGAGTACAAACTAAAGCACCCGGACATGAAAATTTAGCGGAAGCACTCGATTGGACAAAAATCTGGATGTTGCCGAATACCGCAGGTTGTCAAACGGCAGAAGAGGCGATTCGCGTTGCCCGTTTGGGACGGGAAATGGCAAAGCTATTAGGACAGGAAGATAATAATTTTGTCAAGTTGGAAGTGATACCCGATGCGAAATATTTACTTCCAGATCCAATCGGGACGCTGCAAGCGGCAGAACAACTGGTGAAAGAAGGTTTTGCTGTGTTGCCTTATATCAATGCTGACCCCATGTTAGCGAAACGTTTGGAAGAAGTCGGCTGTGCGACTGTAATGCCTTTGGCTTCGCCGATTGGATCTGGACAAGGACTGAAAACAACGGCGAATATTCAGATCATTATTGAAAATGCTGGTGTACCGGTGGTGGTGGATGCGGGAATTGGATCGCCGTCAGAGGCAGCGCAGGCGATGGAAATGGGCGCAGATGCTTTGTTGATTAATAGCGCGATCGCTCTATCTCAAAACCCCGCAGCAATGGCGCAGGCGATGAATATGGCTACATACGCTGGTCGTCTGGCATATCTTGCTGGCAGAATGCCTATTAAAAATTATGCCAGCGCTAGTTCACCCCTTCAGGGGACAATTACTAGCTAG
- the psb34 gene encoding photosystem II assembly protein Psb34 → MPYTTEEGGRLNNFAREPKVYQAEPPNDGQKRNYIFLGIAATVLVGGLIFVAFSVSSVA, encoded by the coding sequence ATGCCGTACACAACAGAAGAAGGCGGTCGTCTGAATAATTTTGCCCGTGAACCAAAGGTATATCAAGCGGAACCTCCCAATGACGGACAAAAGCGCAACTATATTTTTCTGGGAATTGCCGCTACAGTTTTGGTTGGGGGCTTGATTTTTGTAGCCTTCTCTGTTTCCAGTGTGGCTTGA
- a CDS encoding tetratricopeptide repeat protein has translation MSVNDTAHTNNSAWNRQVYHRLKLALSLRLRRQIFLAVCDDLNLRNQVAARLHSTLAYPVGQVLYQPTDWQESSTPAYPRLVTLRLNLSDPNPIAQINQWLTNYPPPIVGVSKDSPGRPLPIPAFQIVGVEQLTRQPVAIQRLFLHYLRLTEQHLSLQESNRFLESSLLLWVPRPWLHAIQQSAPQFWRCRTGVFMFAGEPTPTTQKQTSPERLSSSRNLDLVSFEDAIVEESVTQKEITEAASSNLNFGEDFDFQTETPVNRGHKPEEVQEPKSELFIAATPKEETDTSSQTDISLPPSLPHVSKELSELVLATTNNEIQKQDDSLQPQQMLLEIEELHSRPEANEELAAAYHRLGNLYRIRIEQGQSTLENLMVAIVAYQEAVTHDETSPQVPDILNDLGTLYWMLYRTPPNSEEGQTYIEQGIKFYQLALNMIAPQTHPDTYARVQNNLGTAYGDLARFSNPSESWLQAVSAYSEALRYRTAEMEPLKYAACQNNLGTAYWHLAQYNQPVVHLKKAIASYNEALALYSSDNEPLKYGMIQNNIGTANWNLAQYENPAENLQQAIDAYNEALKYRTPANVPTAAAATQNNLGTAYWHLANLSQTTREARHKFLELCISAYEEALALAHSLNGVPLSFDIFAAHNNLGLAHYQLATDQYFDCDKATRSQHLEAALDNHLQALNGLSKQPEAYQTTFNYVVKTVRAFHNELGIQGQNLALSKVPGQLLPEILSKL, from the coding sequence ATGAGCGTGAATGATACTGCACACACCAATAATTCAGCCTGGAATCGGCAAGTATATCACCGTCTAAAACTTGCCCTTAGTCTTCGCTTGCGACGACAAATCTTTTTGGCGGTATGTGATGATTTAAACCTGAGAAATCAAGTTGCGGCTCGTTTGCATTCAACTTTAGCTTATCCGGTTGGACAAGTACTGTATCAGCCAACAGATTGGCAAGAAAGCAGCACACCAGCTTATCCGCGATTAGTGACATTGCGGTTGAATTTGAGCGACCCCAATCCGATCGCGCAAATAAATCAATGGTTAACTAATTATCCACCGCCAATTGTTGGGGTGTCAAAAGACTCACCTGGGCGACCTTTGCCAATTCCGGCATTTCAAATTGTCGGAGTAGAGCAGTTAACCAGACAACCAGTAGCAATACAACGTTTATTTTTACATTATCTGCGCTTAACTGAGCAGCATTTATCTCTCCAAGAATCGAATCGATTCTTAGAATCTAGTTTGTTACTGTGGGTACCGCGTCCTTGGTTACATGCTATCCAGCAATCAGCACCGCAGTTTTGGCGTTGTCGTACTGGTGTGTTTATGTTTGCCGGCGAACCGACACCGACGACGCAAAAACAAACCTCTCCAGAACGTTTATCGAGTTCGAGAAATTTGGATTTAGTCAGTTTTGAGGATGCGATTGTTGAAGAATCAGTTACCCAAAAAGAAATCACAGAAGCAGCTTCTAGCAATTTAAATTTCGGGGAAGATTTCGATTTCCAGACAGAAACCCCAGTTAATCGCGGACACAAACCAGAAGAAGTTCAAGAGCCAAAATCGGAATTATTCATTGCTGCGACACCAAAGGAAGAGACAGATACATCCAGCCAAACTGATATTTCATTGCCGCCAAGTTTACCTCATGTTAGCAAAGAGTTAAGCGAGTTAGTACTGGCAACAACTAATAATGAAATCCAAAAACAAGATGATAGCTTGCAACCGCAGCAAATGCTTTTGGAAATTGAGGAATTACACTCACGACCAGAAGCGAATGAGGAACTAGCAGCAGCTTATCATCGCTTAGGAAATTTATATCGGATTCGCATTGAGCAAGGACAGTCAACGTTAGAAAACTTGATGGTAGCAATTGTTGCTTATCAGGAGGCTGTTACTCATGACGAAACCTCACCCCAAGTACCGGATATATTAAATGACTTAGGTACACTTTATTGGATGCTGTACCGCACACCTCCGAATTCTGAGGAGGGACAAACTTATATAGAACAGGGAATTAAATTTTATCAGTTAGCTTTAAACATGATTGCGCCCCAAACACACCCGGATACTTATGCACGGGTGCAAAATAATTTGGGGACAGCTTATGGTGATTTAGCTCGTTTTTCTAATCCATCAGAAAGCTGGTTGCAAGCGGTTTCAGCTTACAGCGAGGCTTTGCGCTATCGTACCGCTGAAATGGAGCCGTTGAAGTATGCTGCTTGCCAGAATAATTTAGGTACTGCTTATTGGCATTTGGCGCAATATAATCAACCGGTAGTGCATTTGAAGAAAGCGATCGCATCTTACAACGAAGCATTAGCTCTTTACAGCAGCGACAACGAACCGCTTAAATATGGGATGATTCAAAATAACATCGGCACTGCTAACTGGAATCTAGCACAATATGAAAATCCGGCAGAGAATTTACAACAGGCGATCGATGCCTACAACGAAGCTTTAAAATATCGTACACCCGCTAACGTTCCCACAGCAGCAGCCGCTACACAAAATAATCTTGGTACTGCTTATTGGCATTTGGCAAATCTATCTCAAACAACGAGGGAAGCACGGCACAAGTTTCTTGAACTTTGCATCAGCGCATACGAAGAAGCCCTTGCGCTTGCTCATTCACTTAACGGTGTACCTTTAAGTTTTGATATCTTTGCTGCTCACAATAACCTAGGATTAGCGCATTATCAACTAGCAACAGACCAGTATTTTGATTGCGACAAAGCAACTCGTTCTCAACACCTAGAAGCCGCATTAGATAACCATTTGCAAGCTTTGAATGGATTGAGCAAACAACCTGAAGCTTATCAAACAACTTTCAATTATGTGGTGAAAACAGTTCGTGCATTCCACAATGAATTAGGAATACAAGGACAAAATCTTGCCTTATCTAAAGTTCCAGGTCAGTTGTTACCAGAAATTTTATCAAAGTTGTAA
- a CDS encoding NAD(P)-dependent oxidoreductase, whose protein sequence is MKVAFLGTGLMGLPMAQRLLAANIQLIAYNRTPEKLAPLQAAGAEIAAHPRHAIRAADCVILMLTNAGAIYSVLLSDTSWRTLAGRTVIQMGTITPSESKEIRDSVVNAGGEYLEAPVFGSIPEATDGKLIVMVGAYREQYQRYLELLQHFGSQPVHVGAVGTASALKLALNQLIASLTTSFALSLGFVQRYGVDVDLFMQILRDSSLYAPTFDKKLQRMLKGNYANPHFPTKHLLKDTDLFIDEAKSVGLNVSSIEGVREILQMAMKMSLATADYSSLFSAINSDSNEEWETGSG, encoded by the coding sequence ATGAAGGTGGCATTTCTGGGAACTGGATTAATGGGGCTACCTATGGCTCAAAGGTTATTAGCAGCAAATATACAGCTAATTGCTTACAACCGCACCCCAGAAAAATTAGCACCATTACAAGCAGCTGGCGCTGAAATTGCAGCGCATCCCCGCCACGCAATTCGCGCTGCTGATTGTGTAATTCTCATGCTGACTAACGCCGGAGCAATTTATAGTGTACTGCTTTCGGATACTTCTTGGCGAACTCTGGCTGGGCGCACTGTCATTCAAATGGGGACAATTACTCCTTCTGAAAGCAAAGAAATTAGAGATTCAGTAGTTAACGCAGGCGGTGAGTATTTAGAAGCACCAGTTTTCGGTAGCATTCCCGAAGCAACAGATGGCAAACTGATTGTCATGGTAGGTGCTTACCGCGAACAATATCAACGCTATCTAGAGTTATTACAACATTTTGGTTCACAACCCGTACATGTGGGTGCTGTGGGGACCGCTTCTGCATTGAAATTAGCGCTAAATCAACTAATTGCTTCTTTAACTACCAGCTTTGCTCTTAGTCTCGGTTTCGTTCAGCGTTACGGTGTTGATGTGGACTTGTTTATGCAAATTTTGCGCGATAGTTCGCTTTACGCACCGACATTTGACAAAAAGCTGCAACGGATGCTAAAGGGCAATTATGCTAACCCCCATTTTCCGACAAAGCATCTACTTAAAGACACAGATTTATTTATCGATGAAGCAAAATCAGTCGGTTTGAATGTCAGCAGTATCGAAGGTGTGCGGGAAATTTTGCAAATGGCGATGAAAATGTCATTGGCTACTGCTGATTATTCATCACTATTTTCTGCTATCAATTCAGATAGTAATGAAGAATGGGAAACTGGTAGTGGGTAA